In Daucus carota subsp. sativus chromosome 4, DH1 v3.0, whole genome shotgun sequence, one DNA window encodes the following:
- the LOC108216612 gene encoding large ribosomal subunit protein eL43, which translates to MTKRTKKAGIVGKYGTRYGASLRKQIKKMEVSQHSRYFCEFCGKYAVKRKAVGIWGCKDCGKVKAGGAYTLNTAAAVTVRSTIRRLREQTES; encoded by the exons ATG ACTAAGAGAACTAAGAAAGCGGGTATTGTCGGAAAGTATG GTACCCGTTATGGTGCCAGTTTACGTAAGCAGATTAAGAAGATGGAGGTTTCACAACACAGCAGATATTTCTGTGAATTTTGTGGAAAG TATGCAGTGAAGAGAAAGGCTGTTGGCATTTGGGGATGTAAAGATTGTGGCAAGGTCAAAGCAGGCGGTGCTTATACATTAAA CACTGCTGCTGCTGTGACAGTTAGGAGCACCATCCGAAGGTTGAGGGAGCAAACTGAGAGTTAA
- the LOC108219556 gene encoding metacaspase-1 — protein MYYNNNAMMLINCSGCQTPLQLPHGAKSIRCALCQAITQIADPRAVAAPPAASHAPPPPSPFNHAPPGPPPSPHGRKKAVIVGISYKFSRHELKGCINDAKCMKYLLINKFSFPEASIIMLTEEERDPFKIPTKQNMRMALFWLVQGCQPGDSLVFHYSGHGSRQRNYNGDEVDGYDETLCPLDFETQGMIVDDEINTAIVRPIPPGVKLHAIIDACHSGTVLDLPFLCRMNRSGQYVWEDHRPRSGIWKGSSGGEVISFSGCDDNQTSADTSALSKITSTGAMTFCFIQAIERGHGQGATYGSILTAMRHAIRSAGGGGGGGGGGDVVTTLIGMLLTGGSASGGLQQEPQLTAHEAFDVYRKPFSL, from the exons ATGTATTACAACAACAACGCCATGATGCTAATCAACTGCTCCGGTTGCCAGACGCCTCTGCAGCTCCCCCACGGCGCCAAATCAATCAGATGCGCGCTCTGCCAAGCCATTACTCAGATCGCCGACCCACGCGCCGTCGCGGCGCCTCCGGCCGCCTCTCACGCGCCTCCTCCTCCGTCCCCGTTTAACCACGCGCCGCCGGGACCTCCGCCGTCGCCGCACGGCAGGAAAAAGGCGGTGATTGTCGGCATATCGTATAAGTTTTCGAGGCATGAGCTGAAAGGGTGTATTAATGATGCGAAATGTATGAAGTATTTGTTGATCAATAAGTTTAGTTTTCCGGAAGCTTCGATTATCATGCTTACCG AGGAAGAAAGAGATCCCTTCAAAATTCCTACCAAACAGAACATGAGAATGGCATTATTTTGGCTTGTACAGGGATGTCAGCCAGGAGACTCCTTAGTGTTTCATTATTCAGGGCATGGTTCACGGCAAAGGAATTATAATGGAGATGAGGTTGATGGATATGATGAAACTTTGTGCCCACTAGATTTCGAAACTCAGGGAATGATTGTTGACGACGAGATTAATACAGCAATTGTGAGACCCATTCCACCTGGAGTTAAGCTTCATGCAATAATTGATGCTTGCCACAGTGGCACTGTGCTAGATCTACCATTTCTATGTAGAATGAACAG GAGTGGACAATATGTTTGGGAGGATCATCGTCCCCGATCTGGTATTTGGAAAGGAAGCAGTGGTGGGGAAGTTATATCTTTCAGTGGTTGTGATGATAACCAAACATCTGCTGATACATCA GCTTTGTCAAAGATCACTTCAACTGGTGCGATGACTTTTTGTTTTATCCAAGCAATTGAGCGTGGACATGGCCAAGGTGCTACTTATGGAAGCATACTAACTGCTATGCGCCACGCCATCCGTAGTGCAGGAGGTGGTGGTGGCGGCGGCGGCGGTGGTGATGTAGTGACAACTCTTATTGGCATGCTTTTGACAGGGGGCAGTGCTAGTGGTGGATTACAACAG GAGCCACAATTAACTGCTCACGAGGCCTTCGACGTGTATAGAAAGCCATTTTCCTTATAA